In the Athene noctua chromosome 25, bAthNoc1.hap1.1, whole genome shotgun sequence genome, one interval contains:
- the LOC141970145 gene encoding uncharacterized protein LOC141970145 isoform X1 → MPGPSFPAARSHACVIRSAIVSQTLKPVMLAPTSSPTSLVELQPHPPLSSQIYVKQQDCTGGLAGDLRVAKMSLIDLAGSERASVANTKGERLREGANINRSLLALINVINALAEAKSRKSHIPYRDSKLTRLLKDSIGGHCRTIMIAAVSPSVLAYEDTYNTLKYAGRAKEIKVSVADLGTKLRVYEDAAQESQKQVLARGAAQVSVAVPSTPGMSGTVQRLQDLAAPCSPTSVAPGPIKRRGTTTSHMSPVSSAAQNRRTLPAVPVHNLNETFEVSNSSGSPSVAEAAASSLPEFSIWESVQSHLNKQDGPVVPQACAPVSAALRTDGGFEILHILCVVQGPEHRSDPRGCPPAQQDFSWES, encoded by the exons atgCCGGGCCCCTCCTTTCCTGCCGCTCGATCTCACGCCTGCGTGATCCGCTCCGCCATCGTTTCACAAACATTGAAACCGGTGATGCTGGCTCCAACCAGCAGCCCCAcgagcctggtggagctgcagcctcacccacctctgtcctcgcagatctacgtgaagcagcaggactgcactggcggcctcgctggcgacctgcgagtggccaagatgagcctgatcgacctggcaggctcggagcgagcttcggtcgccaacaccaagggagagcggctccgggagggcgccaacatcaaccgctcgctgctggccctcatcaacgtcatcaacgccttggctgaggcaaag agcaggaaaagccacatcccgtaccgggacagcaagctcacacgcctgctgaaggactccatcggcggccactgccgcaccatcatgatcgccgccgtgagtccctccgtcctggcctacgaggacacctacaacaccctcaagtacgccggccgggccaaggagatcaaggtgtcg GTGGCAGATCTGGGGACGAAGCTCAGGGTCTATGAGGACGCTGCCCAGGAGTCGCAGAAACAGGTGCTGGCgagaggggctgcccag gtgtctgtcgccgtgcccagcacccccgggatgagtggcaccgtgcagcgcttgcaggacctcgctgccccctgcagccccacgtcgGTGGCTCCTGGCCCGATTAAGAGGAGGGGGACTACAACAAGTCACATGTCCCCGGTGTCATCGGCTGCCCAAAACCGCCgcacgctgcctgctgtgcccgtTCACAACCTGAACGAGACTTTTGAGGTCTCCAACAGCAGTGGTTCACCCAgcgtggccgaggcagctgcctccagcctgccagaattctccatctgggagagcgtccagagccacctaaacaagcaggacggccccgtcgtgcccca AGCCTGTGCCCCGGTGTCTGCAGCTCTCAGGACTGATGGGGGATTTGAGATCCTGCACATCCTCTGCGTGGTGCAGGGGCCTGAGCATCGCTCGGACCCTCGGGGCTgccctcctgcacagcaggaTTTCTCTTGGGAAAGCTGA
- the LOC141970145 gene encoding uncharacterized protein LOC141970145 isoform X2 — translation MPGPSFPAARSHACVIRSAIVSQTLKPVMLAPTSSPTSLVELQPHPPLSSQIYVKQQDCTGGLAGDLRVAKMSLIDLAGSERASVANTKGERLREGANINRSLLALINVINALAEAKSRKSHIPYRDSKLTRLLKDSIGGHCRTIMIAAVSPSVLAYEDTYNTLKYAGRAKEIKVSVSVAVPSTPGMSGTVQRLQDLAAPCSPTSVAPGPIKRRGTTTSHMSPVSSAAQNRRTLPAVPVHNLNETFEVSNSSGSPSVAEAAASSLPEFSIWESVQSHLNKQDGPVVPQACAPVSAALRTDGGFEILHILCVVQGPEHRSDPRGCPPAQQDFSWES, via the exons atgCCGGGCCCCTCCTTTCCTGCCGCTCGATCTCACGCCTGCGTGATCCGCTCCGCCATCGTTTCACAAACATTGAAACCGGTGATGCTGGCTCCAACCAGCAGCCCCAcgagcctggtggagctgcagcctcacccacctctgtcctcgcagatctacgtgaagcagcaggactgcactggcggcctcgctggcgacctgcgagtggccaagatgagcctgatcgacctggcaggctcggagcgagcttcggtcgccaacaccaagggagagcggctccgggagggcgccaacatcaaccgctcgctgctggccctcatcaacgtcatcaacgccttggctgaggcaaag agcaggaaaagccacatcccgtaccgggacagcaagctcacacgcctgctgaaggactccatcggcggccactgccgcaccatcatgatcgccgccgtgagtccctccgtcctggcctacgaggacacctacaacaccctcaagtacgccggccgggccaaggagatcaaggtgtcg gtgtctgtcgccgtgcccagcacccccgggatgagtggcaccgtgcagcgcttgcaggacctcgctgccccctgcagccccacgtcgGTGGCTCCTGGCCCGATTAAGAGGAGGGGGACTACAACAAGTCACATGTCCCCGGTGTCATCGGCTGCCCAAAACCGCCgcacgctgcctgctgtgcccgtTCACAACCTGAACGAGACTTTTGAGGTCTCCAACAGCAGTGGTTCACCCAgcgtggccgaggcagctgcctccagcctgccagaattctccatctgggagagcgtccagagccacctaaacaagcaggacggccccgtcgtgcccca AGCCTGTGCCCCGGTGTCTGCAGCTCTCAGGACTGATGGGGGATTTGAGATCCTGCACATCCTCTGCGTGGTGCAGGGGCCTGAGCATCGCTCGGACCCTCGGGGCTgccctcctgcacagcaggaTTTCTCTTGGGAAAGCTGA
- the LOC141970145 gene encoding uncharacterized protein LOC141970145 isoform X4, with product MIYVKQQDCTGGLAGDLRVAKMSLIDLAGSERASVANTKGERLREGANINRSLLALINVINALAEAKSRKSHIPYRDSKLTRLLKDSIGGHCRTIMIAAVSPSVLAYEDTYNTLKYAGRAKEIKVSVADLGTKLRVYEDAAQESQKQVLARGAAQVSVAVPSTPGMSGTVQRLQDLAAPCSPTSVAPGPIKRRGTTTSHMSPVSSAAQNRRTLPAVPVHNLNETFEVSNSSGSPSVAEAAASSLPEFSIWESVQSHLNKQDGPVVPQACAPVSAALRTDGGFEILHILCVVQGPEHRSDPRGCPPAQQDFSWES from the exons ATG atctacgtgaagcagcaggactgcactggcggcctcgctggcgacctgcgagtggccaagatgagcctgatcgacctggcaggctcggagcgagcttcggtcgccaacaccaagggagagcggctccgggagggcgccaacatcaaccgctcgctgctggccctcatcaacgtcatcaacgccttggctgaggcaaag agcaggaaaagccacatcccgtaccgggacagcaagctcacacgcctgctgaaggactccatcggcggccactgccgcaccatcatgatcgccgccgtgagtccctccgtcctggcctacgaggacacctacaacaccctcaagtacgccggccgggccaaggagatcaaggtgtcg GTGGCAGATCTGGGGACGAAGCTCAGGGTCTATGAGGACGCTGCCCAGGAGTCGCAGAAACAGGTGCTGGCgagaggggctgcccag gtgtctgtcgccgtgcccagcacccccgggatgagtggcaccgtgcagcgcttgcaggacctcgctgccccctgcagccccacgtcgGTGGCTCCTGGCCCGATTAAGAGGAGGGGGACTACAACAAGTCACATGTCCCCGGTGTCATCGGCTGCCCAAAACCGCCgcacgctgcctgctgtgcccgtTCACAACCTGAACGAGACTTTTGAGGTCTCCAACAGCAGTGGTTCACCCAgcgtggccgaggcagctgcctccagcctgccagaattctccatctgggagagcgtccagagccacctaaacaagcaggacggccccgtcgtgcccca AGCCTGTGCCCCGGTGTCTGCAGCTCTCAGGACTGATGGGGGATTTGAGATCCTGCACATCCTCTGCGTGGTGCAGGGGCCTGAGCATCGCTCGGACCCTCGGGGCTgccctcctgcacagcaggaTTTCTCTTGGGAAAGCTGA
- the LOC141970145 gene encoding kinesin-like protein KIF18B isoform X5 has translation MPGPSFPAARSHACVIRSAIVSQTLKPVMLAPTSSPTSLVELQPHPPLSSQIYVKQQDCTGGLAGDLRVAKMSLIDLAGSERASVANTKGERLREGANINRSLLALINVINALAEAKSRKSHIPYRDSKLTRLLKDSIGGHCRTIMIAAVSPSVLAYEDTYNTLKYAGRAKEIKVSVADLGTKLRVYEDAAQESQKQVLARGAAQPRCLSPCPAPPG, from the exons atgCCGGGCCCCTCCTTTCCTGCCGCTCGATCTCACGCCTGCGTGATCCGCTCCGCCATCGTTTCACAAACATTGAAACCGGTGATGCTGGCTCCAACCAGCAGCCCCAcgagcctggtggagctgcagcctcacccacctctgtcctcgcagatctacgtgaagcagcaggactgcactggcggcctcgctggcgacctgcgagtggccaagatgagcctgatcgacctggcaggctcggagcgagcttcggtcgccaacaccaagggagagcggctccgggagggcgccaacatcaaccgctcgctgctggccctcatcaacgtcatcaacgccttggctgaggcaaag agcaggaaaagccacatcccgtaccgggacagcaagctcacacgcctgctgaaggactccatcggcggccactgccgcaccatcatgatcgccgccgtgagtccctccgtcctggcctacgaggacacctacaacaccctcaagtacgccggccgggccaaggagatcaaggtgtcg GTGGCAGATCTGGGGACGAAGCTCAGGGTCTATGAGGACGCTGCCCAGGAGTCGCAGAAACAGGTGCTGGCgagaggggctgcccag cccaggtgtctgtcgccgtgcccagcacccccgggatga
- the LOC141970145 gene encoding uncharacterized protein LOC141970145 isoform X3, which produces MPGPSFPAARSHACVIRSAIVSQTLKPVMLAPTSSPTSLVELQPHPPLSSQIYVKQQDCTGGLAGDLRVAKMSLIDLAGSERASVANTKGERLREGANINRSLLALINVINALAEAKSRKSHIPYRDSKLTRLLKDSIGGHCRTIMIAAVSPSVLAYEDTYNTLKYAGRAKEIKVSVADLGTKLRVYEDAAQESQKQVLARGAAQVSVAVPSTPGMSGTVQRLQDLAAPCSPTSVAPGPIKRRGTTTSHMSPVSSAAQNRRTLPAVPVHNLNETFEVSNSSGSPSVAEAAASSLPEFSIWESVQSHLNKQDGPVVPHSILEKQL; this is translated from the exons atgCCGGGCCCCTCCTTTCCTGCCGCTCGATCTCACGCCTGCGTGATCCGCTCCGCCATCGTTTCACAAACATTGAAACCGGTGATGCTGGCTCCAACCAGCAGCCCCAcgagcctggtggagctgcagcctcacccacctctgtcctcgcagatctacgtgaagcagcaggactgcactggcggcctcgctggcgacctgcgagtggccaagatgagcctgatcgacctggcaggctcggagcgagcttcggtcgccaacaccaagggagagcggctccgggagggcgccaacatcaaccgctcgctgctggccctcatcaacgtcatcaacgccttggctgaggcaaag agcaggaaaagccacatcccgtaccgggacagcaagctcacacgcctgctgaaggactccatcggcggccactgccgcaccatcatgatcgccgccgtgagtccctccgtcctggcctacgaggacacctacaacaccctcaagtacgccggccgggccaaggagatcaaggtgtcg GTGGCAGATCTGGGGACGAAGCTCAGGGTCTATGAGGACGCTGCCCAGGAGTCGCAGAAACAGGTGCTGGCgagaggggctgcccag gtgtctgtcgccgtgcccagcacccccgggatgagtggcaccgtgcagcgcttgcaggacctcgctgccccctgcagccccacgtcgGTGGCTCCTGGCCCGATTAAGAGGAGGGGGACTACAACAAGTCACATGTCCCCGGTGTCATCGGCTGCCCAAAACCGCCgcacgctgcctgctgtgcccgtTCACAACCTGAACGAGACTTTTGAGGTCTCCAACAGCAGTGGTTCACCCAgcgtggccgaggcagctgcctccagcctgccagaattctccatctgggagagcgtccagagccacctaaacaagcaggacggccccgtcgtgcccca